The following are from one region of the Microbacterium paraoxydans genome:
- a CDS encoding citrate synthase, producing MSAAADQTAKLTIGDTTAEFPLVRGTAGHDSIDFSTLTRQTGYTGLDYGFVNTASTKSDITFIDGDKGILRYRGYPIEQLAGSTSYLEVAWLLIYGELPSAGELAEFDEKIRRHTLLHEDLKRFFSALPHTAHPMSVLSSAVAALSTYYEGQTDPHNPEHVELNTIRMLAKLPVIAAYAHKKSVGQAFLYPDNSLGFVENFLKLNFGVNSEPYEINPTMVKALELLLILHEDHEQNASTSTVRLVGSTGANQFASVSAGIQALSGPLHGGANEAVLTMLGQIRDSGQSVSRFVERVKNKEEGVKLMGFGHRVYKNYDPRAKLVKEAADEVLNSLGVTDPLLDLAKELEEIALADDYFRERRLYPNVDFYTGVIYKAMGFPTRMFTVLFAIGRLPGWLAQWRELQLDPQTKIGRPQQLYTGSPERAFPTR from the coding sequence GTGAGCGCTGCGGCAGACCAGACGGCGAAGCTGACGATCGGCGATACCACCGCCGAATTCCCCCTGGTGCGCGGTACCGCGGGCCACGACAGCATCGACTTCTCGACGCTGACCCGTCAGACCGGCTACACCGGGCTCGACTACGGCTTCGTCAACACCGCCTCCACGAAGTCGGACATCACCTTCATCGACGGCGACAAGGGCATCCTGCGCTACCGCGGCTACCCGATCGAGCAGCTCGCCGGCAGCACCAGCTACCTCGAGGTCGCGTGGCTGCTCATCTACGGGGAGCTCCCGTCCGCCGGAGAGCTGGCCGAGTTCGACGAGAAGATCCGTCGGCACACGCTGCTGCACGAAGACCTCAAGCGCTTCTTCTCCGCGCTGCCGCACACCGCGCACCCCATGTCGGTGCTCTCCTCCGCCGTCGCCGCCCTGTCGACGTACTACGAGGGGCAGACCGACCCGCACAACCCCGAGCACGTCGAGCTGAACACCATCCGCATGCTCGCCAAGCTGCCGGTCATCGCCGCCTACGCGCACAAGAAGAGCGTCGGCCAGGCGTTCCTCTACCCGGACAACTCGCTCGGCTTCGTGGAGAACTTCCTCAAGCTGAACTTCGGCGTGAACTCCGAGCCGTACGAGATCAACCCGACCATGGTGAAGGCCCTCGAACTGCTGCTCATCCTGCACGAGGACCACGAGCAGAACGCCTCGACCTCCACGGTCCGCCTCGTCGGCTCCACGGGAGCCAACCAGTTCGCCTCCGTCTCGGCCGGCATCCAGGCTCTCTCCGGCCCGCTGCACGGCGGCGCGAACGAGGCCGTGCTGACCATGCTCGGCCAGATCCGCGACTCGGGCCAGAGCGTCTCCCGGTTCGTCGAGCGGGTGAAGAACAAGGAAGAGGGCGTGAAGCTCATGGGCTTCGGGCACCGGGTCTACAAGAACTACGACCCGCGCGCCAAGCTCGTCAAGGAGGCCGCGGACGAGGTGCTGAACTCGCTCGGCGTCACCGACCCGCTCCTGGACCTCGCGAAGGAGCTCGAGGAGATCGCCCTCGCGGACGACTACTTCCGTGAGCGGCGCCTGTATCCGAACGTCGACTTCTACACGGGCGTGATCTATAAGGCGATGGGCTTCCCCACCCGCATGTTCACCGTCCTGTTCGCGATCGGTCGCCTGCCCGGCTGGCTCGCCCAGTGGCGCGAGCTCCAGCTCGACCCGCAGACGAAGATCGGCCGTCCGCAGCAGCTCTACACCGGGTCGCCGGAGCGCGCCTTCCCGACGCGCTGA
- a CDS encoding DEAD/DEAH box helicase, with translation MPSFLDLGVPAELATVLAASGKTEAFAIQRDTLPDSLAGRDLLGRGRTGSGKTIAFALPLVARLAASGHKRRSGLPRGLVLAPTRELAAQIAATVAPLAEAVGLRVTTVFGGVSQRPQEQALQGGVDIVVACPGRLEDLMKQQVVRLSAIEVTVLDEADHMADLGFLPGVTRILSATPADGQRLLFSATLDRGIDTLARRFLTNAVSHEVDEASVPVGEMTHRVLVVDSPENKTVLVRDLASGTGRRILFTRTKHQAKKLAKQLTAAGIPAVDLHGNLSQNARERNLGAFSTDPADGGVRVLVATDVAARGVHVDNVDLVVHVDPPVEHKAYLHRSGRTARAGAAGTVVTVVLPEQRRDVKDLLRKAAITAPLENLTADAVTELVPERAPHVRPAPPQPQQQRSAKQRPAGGEKSTATTPPSRRRRRPRSAGQGAPGAQRQGGQGRQGARGGQGR, from the coding sequence ATGCCTTCCTTCCTCGATCTCGGCGTCCCCGCCGAGCTCGCCACCGTTCTCGCCGCCTCCGGAAAGACCGAGGCGTTCGCGATCCAGCGTGACACCCTGCCCGACTCGCTCGCCGGCCGTGACCTCCTCGGTCGCGGACGGACGGGCAGTGGCAAGACCATCGCCTTCGCGCTCCCGCTCGTCGCCCGCCTGGCGGCCTCCGGCCACAAGCGCCGGTCCGGCCTGCCCCGCGGCCTCGTGCTCGCCCCCACCCGCGAGCTCGCCGCCCAGATCGCGGCGACCGTCGCCCCGCTCGCGGAGGCCGTCGGCCTCCGGGTCACCACCGTGTTCGGCGGCGTCAGCCAGCGTCCGCAGGAGCAGGCGCTGCAGGGCGGCGTCGATATCGTCGTCGCCTGCCCCGGCCGCCTGGAAGACCTCATGAAGCAGCAGGTCGTGCGCCTCAGCGCGATCGAGGTCACCGTGCTCGACGAGGCCGACCACATGGCCGACCTCGGCTTCCTCCCCGGCGTCACCCGCATCCTCTCGGCGACCCCCGCCGACGGTCAGCGCCTGCTCTTCAGCGCCACGCTGGACCGCGGCATCGACACCCTCGCCCGCCGGTTCCTCACGAACGCCGTCAGCCACGAGGTCGACGAGGCGAGCGTGCCCGTCGGCGAGATGACCCACCGGGTGCTCGTCGTCGACTCCCCCGAGAACAAGACCGTGCTGGTGCGCGACCTCGCCTCGGGCACCGGCCGTCGCATCCTCTTCACGCGCACCAAGCACCAGGCGAAGAAGCTCGCCAAGCAGCTCACCGCCGCCGGGATCCCGGCCGTGGATCTGCACGGCAACCTGTCCCAGAACGCCAGGGAGCGCAACCTCGGCGCCTTCTCCACCGACCCGGCGGACGGGGGCGTCCGCGTGCTCGTCGCGACCGATGTCGCCGCTCGCGGTGTGCACGTCGACAACGTCGACCTCGTCGTCCACGTCGACCCGCCCGTCGAGCACAAGGCCTACCTGCACCGCTCGGGCCGCACGGCGCGGGCCGGGGCGGCGGGCACGGTCGTCACCGTGGTCCTGCCCGAGCAGCGCCGCGACGTGAAGGATCTCCTGCGCAAGGCCGCCATCACGGCACCGCTGGAGAACCTCACCGCCGACGCCGTGACCGAGCTCGTCCCCGAGCGGGCGCCGCACGTGCGCCCCGCTCCCCCGCAGCCGCAGCAGCAGCGCTCTGCGAAGCAGCGGCCCGCGGGCGGCGAGAAGAGCACCGCGACCACCCCGCCCTCCCGCCGTCGTCGCCGTCCGCGCTCTGCAGGCCAGGGCGCGCCGGGTGCGCAGCGCCAGGGCGGCCAGGGCCGCCAGGGCGCGCGCGGCGGCCAGGGACGCTGA
- the dapD gene encoding 2,3,4,5-tetrahydropyridine-2,6-dicarboxylate N-succinyltransferase, whose amino-acid sequence MSDARSVWGLGLTTTASDGTVLDAWYPEVRSSAPSDAEVAAARTALDAQTGPDERRDVTLAVVELTIDLDAAPTSTADAYLRLHALSHLLVQPNALNLDGIFGHLPNVAWTNAGPLLPADAARLRPQLQRAGIQIQGLDKFPRLTDYVQPAGVRIADASRVRLGAHLAPGTTVMHEGFVNFNAGTLGASMVEGRISQGVVVGDGSDIGGGASIMGTLSGGGSHRVSIGARTLLGANAGIGISLGDDCVVEAGLYVTAGTKIVLADGPATADGGRKTVKGADLSGQDGLLFRRNSLTGAVEAVRRAGVGVTLNEALHA is encoded by the coding sequence ATGAGCGACGCACGATCTGTCTGGGGACTCGGCCTGACGACCACCGCGAGCGACGGCACGGTCCTCGACGCGTGGTACCCGGAGGTCCGCTCGTCCGCGCCGTCCGACGCCGAGGTCGCCGCCGCGCGCACAGCACTCGACGCACAGACCGGACCGGACGAGCGCCGCGACGTCACCCTCGCGGTGGTCGAGCTCACGATCGACCTGGACGCGGCCCCGACCTCCACCGCGGACGCCTATCTGCGCCTGCACGCGCTGTCGCACCTGCTCGTGCAGCCGAACGCCCTCAACCTCGACGGCATCTTCGGTCACCTGCCGAACGTCGCCTGGACCAATGCCGGCCCGCTGCTCCCCGCCGACGCCGCGCGCCTGCGTCCGCAGCTCCAGCGCGCCGGGATCCAGATCCAGGGCCTGGACAAGTTCCCTCGTCTCACCGACTACGTGCAGCCCGCCGGGGTGCGCATCGCCGACGCCTCGCGCGTGCGACTCGGCGCTCACCTCGCCCCCGGCACCACGGTCATGCACGAGGGCTTCGTCAACTTCAATGCGGGCACCCTCGGCGCCTCGATGGTCGAGGGTCGCATCTCGCAGGGCGTGGTGGTCGGCGACGGCAGCGACATCGGCGGCGGCGCCTCGATCATGGGCACGCTCTCCGGCGGCGGGTCGCATCGCGTGTCGATCGGCGCCCGCACACTTCTCGGCGCGAACGCCGGCATCGGCATCTCCCTCGGCGACGACTGCGTCGTGGAGGCCGGGCTCTACGTCACCGCCGGGACGAAGATCGTGCTCGCCGACGGTCCTGCGACGGCCGATGGCGGCCGCAAGACCGTCAAGGGCGCCGACCTCTCGGGTCAGGATGGCCTGCTCTTCCGTCGTAACTCGCTCACGGGTGCCGTCGAGGCGGTCCGCCGCGCCGGCGTCGGCGTCACGCTCAACGAGGCGCTCCACGCCTGA
- the dapE gene encoding succinyl-diaminopimelate desuccinylase: MVLDLTASSADITRAICDVPSVSGDEKTLADLIEEAVSGLPHLEVIRHGNTVVARTDLGRAQRVAIAGHIDTVPLNDNLPTRDIEIDGVPYLWGRGTVDMKAGVAVQLKLAAELTDPAIDVTWMWYDNEEVAASLNGLGLLAAARPDLFQADFAILGEPSNGQVEGGCNGTLRAIVRTTGVRAHSARAWIGENAIHRAAPILTRLSEYRAREVMVEGLLYREGLSAVRIAGGVAGNVIPDACEVEVNYRFAPSKSAADAEAHVRAVLAGFDVEITDAAEGARPGLDADIARRFVAAVGAEPQPKYGWTDVARFSALGIPAVNYGPGDPHLAHHDEERVPLAQIDAVERGLRAWLTSH, from the coding sequence ATGGTGCTCGATCTGACCGCGTCCTCCGCCGACATCACCCGCGCGATCTGCGACGTCCCGAGTGTCTCCGGCGACGAGAAGACACTGGCCGACCTGATCGAGGAGGCCGTGTCCGGTCTGCCGCACCTGGAGGTCATCCGGCACGGCAACACGGTCGTCGCCCGCACGGATCTCGGTCGGGCGCAGCGCGTCGCGATCGCCGGGCACATCGACACCGTGCCCCTCAACGACAACCTGCCCACGCGCGACATCGAGATCGACGGCGTGCCGTATCTGTGGGGTCGCGGCACCGTCGACATGAAAGCGGGGGTCGCGGTGCAGCTCAAGCTGGCCGCCGAGCTCACCGACCCCGCGATCGACGTGACCTGGATGTGGTACGACAACGAGGAGGTCGCGGCCTCCCTGAACGGCCTCGGGCTTCTCGCCGCAGCGCGTCCCGACCTGTTCCAGGCCGATTTCGCCATCCTCGGGGAGCCCTCGAACGGCCAGGTCGAGGGGGGATGCAACGGCACGCTGCGGGCGATCGTGCGGACCACGGGCGTCCGCGCGCACAGCGCCAGAGCCTGGATCGGCGAGAACGCGATCCATCGCGCGGCGCCCATCCTCACCCGGCTGTCCGAGTACCGAGCGCGCGAGGTGATGGTCGAGGGACTTCTCTATCGGGAGGGCCTCAGTGCGGTCCGCATCGCGGGAGGAGTCGCGGGCAACGTCATCCCGGACGCCTGCGAGGTCGAGGTCAACTACCGCTTCGCGCCGAGCAAGTCCGCGGCCGACGCCGAGGCTCACGTCCGAGCGGTGCTCGCCGGATTCGACGTCGAGATCACGGATGCCGCCGAAGGTGCCCGCCCCGGCCTGGACGCGGACATCGCGCGCCGGTTCGTCGCGGCTGTCGGCGCGGAGCCGCAGCCGAAGTACGGCTGGACCGACGTGGCGCGGTTCTCGGCCCTCGGCATCCCGGCCGTGAACTACGGGCCGGGCGACCCGCATCTCGCCCATCACGACGAGGAGCGTGTGCCGCTCGCCCAGATCGACGCCGTCGAGCGGGGTCTGCGCGCATGGCTGACGTCGCACTGA
- a CDS encoding DUF3117 domain-containing protein: MAAMKPRTGDGPMEAVKEGRLIIVRVPLEGGGRLVVSVNDAEAKELHDVLGAVVAPA, encoded by the coding sequence ATGGCAGCGATGAAGCCGAGGACCGGAGACGGACCCATGGAGGCCGTGAAAGAGGGACGACTCATCATCGTGCGTGTTCCGCTCGAAGGAGGAGGCCGCCTGGTCGTCTCCGTGAACGACGCCGAGGCCAAGGAGCTTCACGACGTGCTCGGTGCCGTCGTGGCCCCGGCCTGA
- a CDS encoding O-methyltransferase, which produces MSEHDANARFLRESIVEPETIARARTHAVELGAAPISAVVGSQIAVLAAAGTARSIVEIGTGAGVSGLWLLRGAPNAVLTSIDNEPEHLAAARQAFADAKVPATRARFIAGRAIDVLPRMNEASYDIVLVDADPENVIEYVSHGLRLARTGGLVLVPRILAGGRVADPVQRDDITSAYRSLVQETQESSAVLATVSPAGEGLLQLIRLDDRA; this is translated from the coding sequence ATGAGCGAGCACGACGCCAACGCGCGCTTCCTTCGCGAGTCCATCGTCGAGCCGGAGACCATCGCCCGCGCTCGCACCCACGCCGTGGAGCTCGGGGCGGCCCCCATCAGCGCCGTCGTCGGTTCGCAGATCGCAGTGCTCGCCGCCGCGGGCACCGCCCGCTCCATCGTCGAGATCGGAACCGGCGCCGGCGTCTCCGGACTCTGGCTGCTGCGCGGGGCCCCGAACGCGGTGCTGACCTCGATCGACAACGAGCCCGAGCACCTCGCCGCCGCCCGTCAGGCGTTCGCGGACGCGAAGGTGCCCGCCACCCGCGCGCGGTTCATCGCCGGACGCGCGATCGACGTGCTCCCCCGCATGAACGAGGCGTCGTACGACATCGTCCTCGTCGACGCCGACCCCGAGAACGTCATCGAGTACGTCTCGCACGGACTCCGTCTCGCTCGTACCGGTGGCCTGGTGCTCGTGCCCCGCATCCTCGCCGGGGGCCGCGTGGCCGACCCGGTCCAGCGCGACGACATCACCTCCGCCTATCGATCGCTCGTCCAGGAGACGCAGGAATCGTCGGCGGTGCTGGCCACGGTCTCGCCCGCGGGCGAGGGCCTGCTGCAGCTGATCCGCCTCGACGACCGCGCCTGA
- a CDS encoding Sec-independent protein translocase family protein, giving the protein MTFGLTFEKLLLIGLIAVLIIGPERLPRAAEAFASIVRKAGEYIRDTKSRVREEMGPELDDVDWRKLDPRQYDPRRIIRDALLEEPEPATPAQATATIAEPVAPRTAPPTFSAENRPPFDTEAT; this is encoded by the coding sequence ATGACGTTCGGCCTGACCTTCGAGAAGCTGCTGCTCATCGGCCTGATCGCAGTGCTGATCATCGGCCCCGAGCGTCTGCCGCGTGCCGCGGAGGCCTTCGCGAGCATCGTGCGCAAGGCCGGCGAGTACATCCGCGACACGAAGTCCCGCGTCCGCGAGGAGATGGGTCCGGAACTCGACGACGTGGACTGGCGCAAGCTGGACCCGCGGCAGTACGACCCCCGGCGCATCATCCGCGACGCGCTCCTGGAGGAGCCGGAGCCCGCGACCCCCGCGCAGGCGACGGCGACGATCGCGGAGCCGGTGGCCCCGCGCACCGCGCCGCCGACCTTCAGCGCCGAGAACCGCCCGCCGTTCGACACCGAGGCGACCTGA
- a CDS encoding YcxB family protein, giving the protein MPHRSVTVDESLLRRMARDATVYSLTRPVAIVMWVALAAGLVLSVFTLNDLLSRGAEVSTIVAWLPAVTVALGAYAVILTTSSARKAVRAAMPVESVVWVALDEDRLQLGSDRRRSEIPYRTFQSLRVGRDAVIFKVRDASVATAIPRSLFSDEELTMLRTRIS; this is encoded by the coding sequence ATGCCGCACCGATCTGTGACCGTGGATGAGAGCCTGCTGCGGCGGATGGCGCGTGACGCCACCGTCTACTCCCTGACCAGGCCCGTCGCGATCGTGATGTGGGTCGCACTGGCAGCCGGACTGGTCCTCTCCGTCTTCACGCTCAACGACCTCCTCTCCCGCGGAGCGGAGGTCAGCACGATCGTCGCCTGGCTGCCCGCCGTGACGGTGGCACTGGGTGCCTACGCGGTGATCCTGACCACCTCGAGCGCCCGCAAGGCCGTCCGTGCCGCGATGCCGGTCGAGAGCGTGGTCTGGGTCGCGCTGGACGAGGACAGGCTGCAGCTGGGAAGCGATCGCCGCCGCTCCGAGATCCCGTACCGCACGTTCCAGAGCCTCCGTGTCGGCAGGGACGCCGTGATCTTCAAGGTGCGCGATGCCTCGGTCGCCACCGCGATCCCGCGCTCGCTGTTCAGCGACGAGGAGCTGACGATGCTGCGGACCCGGATCTCCTGA
- a CDS encoding Mrp/NBP35 family ATP-binding protein, with translation MTAAESVRAAVAAVTDPELRQPIGDLDMVRDISVEDGVAHVGIVLTIVGCPAADRIERDVRGAAAAVPGVTDVEVEVGVMTPAERKALTERLRAGRPARHMPFGPDSLTRVILVSSGKGGVGKSTVTANLAVALADRGLAVGLVDADVHGFSIPGLLGIPAGTQPTRIDDLMLPPVAHGVKTISIGMFLRDGESVVAWRGPMLHRTVSQFLTDVFFGDLDVLLIDMPPGTGDIAISIGQLLPHAEVLVVTTPQAAASDVAIRSGLVARQTGQRVIGVIENMSAYSLPDGTVIDLFGAGGGAAVAEALSEPDAPVPLLASIPLSPALRQGGDVGVPVVTSAPDDAAAQAIRTMAAGLARRGRGLAGRSLPMSIA, from the coding sequence ATGACCGCGGCCGAGAGCGTCAGGGCCGCGGTGGCGGCGGTGACCGATCCGGAGCTGCGGCAGCCGATCGGCGACCTCGACATGGTGCGCGACATCTCGGTCGAGGACGGGGTCGCGCATGTGGGCATCGTGCTGACGATCGTCGGGTGCCCCGCCGCCGACCGCATCGAGCGCGACGTGCGCGGTGCCGCGGCCGCGGTCCCCGGGGTCACGGACGTCGAGGTCGAGGTGGGCGTGATGACCCCGGCCGAGCGCAAGGCCCTCACCGAACGGCTCCGGGCGGGACGCCCCGCCCGGCACATGCCCTTCGGCCCCGACTCCCTCACCCGCGTGATCCTCGTCTCCAGCGGCAAGGGCGGCGTCGGCAAGTCGACGGTCACCGCGAACCTCGCGGTCGCTCTCGCCGACCGGGGCCTCGCCGTCGGCCTGGTGGATGCGGACGTGCACGGCTTCTCGATCCCCGGGCTGCTGGGTATCCCCGCCGGCACGCAGCCGACGCGCATCGACGACCTGATGCTGCCGCCGGTGGCACACGGGGTGAAGACCATCTCGATCGGGATGTTCCTGCGCGACGGGGAGTCCGTCGTGGCCTGGCGCGGACCGATGCTGCACCGCACGGTCTCGCAGTTCCTCACCGACGTCTTCTTCGGCGACCTCGACGTCCTGCTCATCGACATGCCACCGGGCACCGGTGACATCGCGATCTCGATCGGGCAGCTCCTCCCCCACGCCGAAGTGCTCGTGGTCACCACTCCCCAAGCGGCGGCCTCCGACGTGGCCATCCGCAGCGGACTCGTCGCCCGTCAGACCGGTCAGCGCGTGATCGGCGTGATCGAGAACATGTCCGCGTACTCCCTCCCCGACGGCACGGTCATCGACCTGTTCGGCGCGGGTGGCGGAGCGGCGGTCGCGGAGGCCCTGTCCGAGCCCGACGCGCCGGTCCCCCTGCTCGCCTCCATCCCGCTCAGCCCGGCGCTCCGTCAAGGCGGGGACGTGGGCGTCCCGGTCGTCACCTCCGCGCCCGACGACGCCGCCGCCCAGGCGATCCGCACGATGGCCGCCGGCCTCGCCCGACGGGGCCGTGGCCTCGCCGGACGCTCGCTGCCGATGTCGATCGCCTGA
- a CDS encoding DUF1003 domain-containing protein, whose translation MARKERAARLDAPGRTSTRPRSTSRDRFGRFTEWVARAMGTPAFLVILSLFCILWIGWNTLMPREVRFDDAALGFTALTLMLSLQASYAAPLILLAQNRQDDRDRVQIEQDRQRAERNLADTEYLAREIVALRMSLEERNAQVVTRDVLRQELRALLAELGDAEEKPAGGTVS comes from the coding sequence ATGGCGCGCAAGGAGCGGGCCGCCCGCCTCGACGCGCCAGGACGGACGAGCACCCGCCCCCGGTCGACCTCGCGCGACCGCTTCGGTCGCTTCACGGAGTGGGTCGCCCGCGCCATGGGCACCCCGGCGTTCCTCGTCATCCTCAGCCTCTTCTGCATCCTCTGGATCGGCTGGAACACGCTGATGCCCCGCGAGGTGCGCTTCGACGACGCCGCGCTGGGCTTCACCGCGCTCACCCTCATGCTGTCGCTGCAGGCCTCATACGCCGCGCCGCTGATCCTCCTCGCGCAGAACCGCCAGGACGACCGCGACCGCGTGCAGATCGAGCAGGACCGGCAGCGCGCCGAGCGCAACCTCGCCGACACCGAGTACCTCGCCCGCGAGATCGTCGCGCTGCGGATGTCGCTGGAGGAGCGCAACGCGCAGGTGGTCACCCGCGACGTGCTGCGGCAGGAGCTCCGTGCCCTGCTGGCCGAGCTGGGCGACGCCGAGGAGAAGCCCGCGGGCGGCACCGTCTCATGA
- a CDS encoding magnesium transporter MgtE N-terminal domain-containing protein yields the protein MSTQRVFAARLAGCAVFDPVGDRLGKVRDVVVVYRSTAAPRVIGLVVEIPGRRHVFLSIGRVTSIRSGQVITTGLINVRRFSPRAGEVRVLAEMLGRRVSLTDGSGTAVIEDVAIEPNRLGEWAISQLFLRRPKTGASPFAKGPTTFAAWSEVTEEHAPGESQSAEQLVASYSELHAADLANTLLDLPQQRMIEVAEELSDDRLADALEEMPEDEQVHILDRLGEERAADILDQMEPDDAADLLAQLPPTQLEQLLQRMEPERAEDVRMLLRYGPDTAGGLMTPEPIILSADATVAEALALIRRHELHPALAAAVFVTLPPFETPTGRLLGLVHFQRMLRYPPHERLGAILDDSLEPVPVTASAAEVARMLASYDLVSLPVIDAAHRLVGAISIDDVLDYLLPDDWRTHDSDDVTPPVTEAR from the coding sequence GTGAGCACACAACGGGTTTTCGCCGCGCGCCTGGCAGGGTGTGCCGTCTTCGATCCCGTCGGCGACCGGCTCGGCAAGGTCCGGGACGTCGTCGTCGTGTATCGAAGTACCGCGGCCCCGCGCGTGATCGGACTGGTCGTGGAGATCCCCGGCCGCCGCCACGTGTTCCTCTCGATCGGCCGGGTCACGTCGATCCGGTCCGGTCAGGTCATCACCACCGGCCTCATCAACGTCCGTCGCTTCTCGCCGCGCGCCGGCGAGGTACGCGTCCTCGCCGAGATGCTCGGCCGACGCGTGAGCCTCACGGACGGAAGCGGCACCGCCGTCATCGAGGACGTCGCGATCGAGCCCAACCGCCTCGGCGAGTGGGCGATCAGCCAGCTCTTCCTGCGCCGGCCGAAGACCGGTGCGTCGCCGTTCGCCAAGGGCCCGACGACGTTCGCCGCCTGGAGCGAGGTCACCGAGGAGCACGCACCGGGCGAATCGCAGTCCGCCGAGCAGCTCGTCGCCTCCTACTCCGAGCTGCACGCCGCCGACCTCGCCAACACGCTCCTCGACCTCCCCCAGCAGCGGATGATCGAGGTCGCGGAGGAGCTCTCCGACGACCGCCTCGCCGACGCCCTCGAGGAGATGCCCGAGGACGAGCAGGTGCACATCCTCGACCGCCTCGGCGAGGAGCGGGCAGCCGACATCCTCGATCAGATGGAGCCGGACGACGCCGCCGATCTCCTCGCCCAGCTCCCGCCCACCCAGCTGGAGCAGTTGCTCCAGCGGATGGAGCCGGAGAGAGCCGAGGACGTACGGATGCTGCTGCGCTACGGTCCCGACACGGCGGGCGGTCTGATGACCCCGGAGCCGATCATCCTCTCCGCTGACGCCACGGTCGCCGAGGCACTGGCGCTCATCCGCCGCCACGAGCTGCATCCGGCTCTCGCCGCGGCCGTCTTCGTCACGCTCCCGCCGTTCGAGACGCCGACCGGCCGGCTGCTCGGCCTCGTGCACTTCCAGCGGATGCTGCGCTATCCGCCGCACGAGCGGCTCGGCGCCATCCTCGACGACAGCCTCGAGCCGGTGCCCGTCACCGCCTCCGCCGCCGAGGTCGCCCGCATGCTCGCCAGCTACGACCTCGTCTCGCTGCCCGTGATCGACGCAGCCCACCGCCTCGTCGGCGCGATCAGCATCGACGACGTGCTCGACTACCTGCTGCCGGACGACTGGCGCACCCACGACAGCGACGATGTGACACCGCCCGTGACGGAGGCGCGCTGA
- a CDS encoding general stress protein: protein MSMLNRPASGTDTGEIVASMRDYESAQKAVSKLIAGEVPARDIAIVGQSVRTVERVTGRLGYAAAARSGAINGILIGLFLSAILVLGNPEVPIQLFVGFVLIGVAVGMLLSLITYAIVRRRRDFASVTQFAADHYEVTVQPGSLAKARQVLGAQRVAPVRPPVNLDEPPKYGERIPPGPPQPSPEPAPEPEADPAPAPQPQPAPAPEPAPEPGLPPRPADPETGTPGSVR from the coding sequence ATGAGCATGCTGAATCGCCCCGCGAGCGGCACGGACACCGGTGAGATCGTCGCCTCCATGCGCGACTACGAGAGCGCGCAGAAGGCGGTGTCGAAACTGATCGCCGGAGAGGTCCCCGCGCGCGACATCGCGATCGTCGGTCAGAGCGTGCGGACGGTCGAGCGGGTGACCGGACGGCTCGGCTATGCCGCGGCGGCACGGTCGGGAGCGATCAACGGCATCCTCATCGGCCTGTTCCTCTCGGCGATCCTCGTCCTCGGCAATCCTGAGGTGCCGATCCAGCTGTTCGTCGGCTTCGTCCTCATCGGCGTCGCAGTGGGCATGCTGCTGAGCCTCATCACCTACGCGATCGTGCGTCGCCGTCGGGACTTCGCGAGCGTGACGCAGTTCGCCGCGGATCACTACGAGGTGACCGTGCAGCCCGGTTCGCTGGCGAAGGCTCGCCAGGTCCTCGGTGCGCAGCGTGTCGCCCCGGTGCGTCCGCCGGTGAACCTGGACGAGCCGCCGAAGTACGGCGAGCGGATCCCGCCCGGTCCTCCCCAGCCCTCGCCTGAGCCTGCACCCGAGCCTGAGGCTGATCCTGCCCCGGCGCCTCAGCCTCAGCCTGCACCGGCTCCCGAGCCCGCGCCCGAGCCGGGACTTCCGCCGCGACCCGCCGACCCGGAGACCGGCACCCCCGGATCGGTGCGGTGA